A window from Cryobacterium sp. PAMC25264 encodes these proteins:
- the mnmA gene encoding tRNA 2-thiouridine(34) synthase MnmA, translated as MKILAAMSGGVDSAVAAARAVEAGHEVVGVHLALSRMPGTLRTGSRGCCTVEDSMDAQRAANIIGIPYYVWDFSERFKLDVVDDFIAEYAAGRTPNPCMRCNEKIKFAALLEKAIALGFDAVCTGHYASIVTDADGNRELHRASAWAKDQSYVLGVLTKEQLAHSMFPLGATPSKAEVRAEAAERGFSVANKPDSYDICFIPDGDTRGWLGERVAPATGDILDREGNKLGEHEGAVAFTVGQRKGLSIGTPAADGKPRFVLEIRPVTNTVVVGPKEALAIKEIAGTKFTWAGVAPEHPEIEFACDVQIRAHADPEPAVAQVISVPADPTANPPVEAHTELRILPTLPLTGVAPGQTAVVYVGTRVLGQCTIDRTVSAVSVSADADAVSVDA; from the coding sequence GTGAAGATTCTGGCAGCAATGAGCGGTGGGGTGGATTCCGCCGTGGCCGCAGCCCGCGCGGTCGAGGCAGGGCACGAGGTGGTCGGGGTGCACCTGGCCCTCAGCCGGATGCCCGGCACGCTCCGCACCGGCAGCCGTGGCTGCTGCACGGTCGAGGACTCGATGGACGCGCAACGCGCGGCGAACATCATCGGCATCCCGTACTACGTGTGGGACTTCTCGGAGCGGTTCAAACTCGACGTGGTCGATGACTTCATCGCCGAATACGCCGCGGGCCGCACGCCCAACCCCTGTATGCGCTGCAACGAGAAGATCAAGTTCGCCGCGCTGCTCGAGAAGGCCATCGCGCTCGGCTTCGACGCCGTCTGCACCGGCCACTACGCGTCGATCGTGACGGACGCCGACGGCAACCGCGAACTCCACCGCGCCAGTGCCTGGGCCAAGGACCAGTCCTACGTGCTCGGCGTGCTCACCAAGGAGCAGCTCGCGCACTCGATGTTCCCGCTGGGCGCCACGCCGTCCAAGGCCGAGGTGCGCGCCGAGGCCGCCGAGCGCGGCTTCTCGGTGGCGAACAAGCCCGACTCCTACGACATCTGCTTCATCCCCGACGGCGACACCCGCGGCTGGCTCGGCGAGCGGGTCGCCCCGGCGACCGGCGACATCCTCGACCGCGAGGGCAACAAGCTCGGCGAGCACGAGGGCGCCGTGGCGTTCACCGTCGGGCAGCGGAAGGGTCTCTCCATCGGCACACCGGCGGCCGACGGCAAGCCGCGCTTCGTGCTCGAGATCCGCCCCGTGACGAACACCGTGGTCGTGGGCCCCAAGGAGGCCCTGGCGATCAAGGAGATCGCCGGAACGAAGTTCACCTGGGCGGGAGTGGCGCCCGAGCACCCCGAGATCGAATTCGCCTGCGACGTACAGATCCGCGCGCACGCCGACCCCGAGCCCGCCGTGGCCCAGGTGATCAGCGTGCCCGCCGACCCCACCGCGAACCCGCCGGTGGAGGCCCACACGGAGCTGCGCATCCTGCCCACCCTGCCGCTGACGGGCGTGGCGCCCGGCCAGACCGCTGTCGTCTACGTGGGCACCCGGGTGCTCGGCCAGTGCACGATCGATCGCACAGTGAGTGCGGTGTCCGTGAGCGCCGACGCCGACGCCGTATCGGTCGATGCCTGA
- the ybaK gene encoding Cys-tRNA(Pro) deacylase → MTKPDAAGTPATALLLQLGLQFTAHQYLHDPAASGYGLEAAEKLRLDPDQVFKTLVADADGALVVAVVPVSGQLDLKALASAVGAKRAVMADPKTAERKTGYVLGGISPIGQKTTLRTVIDETAELFDTVFVSGGRRGLDLELSPADLLSVTGATMAPIGR, encoded by the coding sequence ATGACCAAGCCGGATGCCGCCGGCACGCCGGCCACGGCCCTGTTGCTGCAACTGGGTCTCCAGTTCACCGCGCACCAGTACCTACACGACCCCGCCGCGTCCGGTTATGGACTCGAAGCGGCCGAGAAGCTGCGGCTCGACCCCGACCAGGTGTTCAAGACGCTGGTGGCCGACGCGGACGGGGCGCTGGTGGTGGCTGTCGTCCCCGTGTCGGGCCAGCTCGACCTCAAGGCGCTGGCGTCGGCGGTCGGCGCGAAGCGGGCCGTCATGGCTGATCCGAAGACCGCCGAGCGCAAGACCGGCTACGTGCTGGGCGGCATCAGCCCGATCGGCCAGAAGACCACCCTGCGCACCGTGATCGACGAGACGGCCGAGCTGTTCGACACCGTCTTCGTCTCCGGCGGGCGCCGCGGACTGGACCTCGAGCTGTCCCCCGCCGACCTGCTCAGCGTCACGGGCGCGACCATGGCCCCGATCGGCCGGTAG
- a CDS encoding cysteine desulfurase family protein, with the protein MSVYLDHAATAPMLPAAITAFAEAMAVVGNPASIHSQGQNAKRMLEEAREHVAASVHSDPIEVVFTGSGTEAVNLGIKGLYWARAPRTRILVPGGEHHATVDTVEWLAQQEGARIQWIPLDALGRVDLPALATAIAANPDDVALVTLLAANNEVGTLQPVEEVAALAAAHGIPVHVDAISAYGHVPIDFAALHATGISALSVSAHKIGGPVGIGALVLSRAATVVPLIHGGGQQRQVRSGTQDVAAAVSFAVAATAMTGELAAENRRLAALRDRVIAGVLEAVPSAVYNGDPDPAGRLPGNAHFTFPGCEGDSLLFLLDVAGVSVSTGSACQAGIPEPSHVLRAMGRTEAEARSALRITLGRTSTQADVDALLAALPAAWSQAIGAGMADSAPRAYT; encoded by the coding sequence ATGTCCGTCTATCTCGACCACGCTGCGACGGCGCCCATGCTCCCCGCCGCCATCACCGCCTTCGCCGAGGCCATGGCCGTCGTGGGCAACCCCGCGTCGATCCACAGCCAGGGCCAGAATGCCAAACGGATGCTCGAGGAGGCCCGCGAGCATGTCGCGGCGAGTGTGCACTCCGACCCCATCGAGGTGGTCTTCACCGGCAGCGGCACCGAAGCGGTGAACCTCGGCATCAAGGGGCTGTATTGGGCCCGCGCCCCGCGCACCCGCATCCTCGTGCCGGGGGGAGAGCACCACGCCACCGTCGACACCGTGGAATGGCTCGCTCAGCAGGAGGGAGCCCGGATCCAGTGGATTCCGCTGGACGCCCTCGGCCGGGTCGATCTGCCCGCCCTGGCCACGGCCATCGCGGCCAATCCTGACGATGTGGCCCTGGTGACCCTCCTCGCGGCCAACAACGAGGTGGGCACGCTGCAGCCGGTCGAGGAGGTGGCGGCGCTCGCCGCGGCCCACGGCATCCCGGTGCACGTCGACGCGATCTCGGCTTATGGGCACGTGCCGATCGACTTCGCCGCCCTGCACGCCACCGGGATCTCCGCGCTCAGCGTCTCGGCCCACAAGATCGGCGGCCCCGTCGGCATCGGAGCCCTCGTGCTCTCCCGCGCGGCCACTGTCGTGCCGCTCATCCACGGCGGCGGCCAGCAACGTCAGGTGCGCAGCGGCACCCAGGACGTGGCGGCCGCGGTGTCCTTTGCCGTGGCAGCCACGGCCATGACCGGGGAACTCGCCGCCGAGAACCGCCGTCTGGCCGCGCTGCGCGACAGGGTCATCGCCGGGGTGCTCGAGGCGGTGCCCTCCGCCGTGTACAACGGCGACCCCGACCCCGCGGGTCGGCTGCCCGGCAACGCCCACTTCACCTTCCCCGGGTGCGAGGGCGATTCGTTGCTCTTCCTGCTCGACGTGGCCGGGGTGTCGGTGTCCACCGGCTCGGCCTGCCAGGCGGGCATCCCTGAGCCCTCTCACGTGCTGCGGGCCATGGGACGCACCGAGGCCGAGGCCCGCAGCGCCCTGCGGATCACCCTGGGCCGCACCTCGACGCAGGCCGACGTCGACGCCCTGTTGGCGGCGCTACCGGCAGCCTGGTCGCAGGCGATCGGCGCGGGAATGGCCGACTCGGCGCCGCGTGCGTACACTTAA